In Pseudobacter ginsenosidimutans, the following are encoded in one genomic region:
- a CDS encoding universal stress protein: MKSILLLTDFSDNAFLAAEYACMLAKKWKTEHLLIFYADQANTALESMPTVAAGREELRNETIHTLEVWQDSLRQLAGPGIEVSFLMEDTILESRINRICEEKMIDLVVMGITGRTGMEKLLIGSNAIRVMGNIRYPLLIVPSETVVEYPHKVVLATDLKDVREKMDTPLLLKVLDTLGSDLLVVNVSQAEGDVTGLRDQIGDTHSLLDKYHATYHYISDPDIVTGINDFTSEKEAGLIIALHRHQNGLAAIFRKSVSKRLAWHSSIPVMVLPVS; this comes from the coding sequence ATGAAATCCATTCTCTTACTGACCGATTTTTCCGATAATGCATTTCTTGCAGCAGAGTACGCCTGTATGCTTGCCAAAAAATGGAAAACAGAACATCTGCTGATCTTTTATGCCGATCAGGCAAACACTGCGCTGGAAAGCATGCCAACGGTTGCAGCGGGCAGGGAGGAATTGCGCAACGAAACCATCCACACGTTGGAAGTATGGCAGGATTCACTCCGTCAGTTGGCAGGGCCTGGTATTGAAGTGAGCTTTCTTATGGAAGACACTATCCTCGAAAGCAGGATCAATCGCATTTGCGAAGAGAAAATGATCGACCTCGTGGTGATGGGCATCACCGGAAGAACAGGTATGGAAAAATTACTGATCGGCAGCAATGCGATCCGCGTCATGGGAAATATCCGTTATCCTTTGCTGATCGTGCCTTCTGAAACTGTGGTGGAATATCCGCATAAAGTAGTGCTGGCTACAGACCTGAAAGATGTAAGGGAAAAAATGGACACACCTCTGTTGTTGAAAGTACTCGATACATTGGGATCGGACCTCCTGGTGGTGAACGTGAGTCAGGCAGAAGGCGATGTAACCGGGCTCAGGGACCAGATCGGCGATACACATTCGCTGCTCGACAAATACCACGCAACATATCATTACATAAGCGATCCTGATATCGTAACAGGCATCAATGATTTCACCAGTGAAAAAGAAGCAGGGCTGATCATCGCACTGCACCGTCACCAAAATGGCCTGGCTGCCATCTTCAGGAAAAGTGTATCCAAAAGACTGGCATGGCATAGTTCTATCCCGGTAATGGTATTGCCTGTTTCCTAA
- the fmt gene encoding methionyl-tRNA formyltransferase gives MKSFKDLRIIFMGTPEFAVASLDALVQAGGNIVGVVTAPDKPAGRGMKLTESAVKKYAAERGLNLLQPEKLRDPQFLEALRALEADIQIVVAFRMLPEIVWDMPPMGTVNLHGSLLPQYRGAAPINWAVINGEAYTGVTTFQLQHAIDTGNILLQEKFAINETDTAGDVHDTMKNIGADLLVRTVQELAAGTIRPLPQEQAAEGVELKHAPKLFTETQKIDWSLPVDQVYNLIRGLSPYPTAFTYLQDKTLKIFQAKKEHGEPSLHPGAVLTDHKTFLKFAAADGYIHVLEMQLEGKKRMLVEDFLRGFRF, from the coding sequence ATGAAATCATTTAAAGACCTCCGCATCATTTTTATGGGAACGCCTGAGTTTGCAGTAGCATCGCTGGATGCGCTGGTACAGGCAGGAGGCAATATCGTGGGTGTGGTAACGGCTCCGGACAAACCAGCGGGCAGAGGCATGAAACTCACCGAAAGTGCAGTAAAGAAATATGCAGCCGAACGGGGCCTGAACCTTCTCCAGCCGGAAAAGCTCCGCGATCCTCAATTCCTGGAAGCATTGCGCGCACTGGAAGCCGATATACAGATCGTTGTAGCTTTTCGCATGCTACCTGAAATAGTCTGGGATATGCCCCCCATGGGCACCGTGAACCTGCACGGTTCTTTATTGCCGCAGTACCGCGGCGCAGCGCCAATCAACTGGGCTGTGATCAACGGTGAGGCCTATACGGGCGTTACTACTTTTCAACTGCAGCACGCAATTGATACAGGCAATATCCTGCTGCAGGAAAAATTCGCCATCAATGAAACAGATACTGCCGGAGACGTACACGATACGATGAAGAATATCGGCGCTGACCTGCTGGTGAGAACAGTGCAGGAACTGGCCGCAGGAACCATCCGCCCATTACCACAGGAACAGGCAGCCGAAGGAGTGGAACTCAAACATGCTCCCAAACTTTTCACGGAAACACAGAAAATCGACTGGTCGTTACCGGTAGATCAGGTGTATAACCTGATCCGGGGATTGTCGCCCTACCCTACTGCCTTTACTTATTTGCAGGATAAGACCCTGAAAATTTTCCAGGCAAAGAAAGAACATGGCGAACCTTCACTGCATCCCGGAGCAGTGCTGACAGATCACAAAACGTTTTTGAAATTCGCAGCAGCAGACGGATATATCCATGTGCTGGAAATGCAGCTGGAAGGGAAAAAAAGAATGCTTGTGGAAGATTTCTTGCGGGGGTTCCGGTTTTAA